The DNA sequence CAGGCCGCGGTGGGCCCCGGCGGCTGTGCGTCCAACACCGCGGTGGTGCTGGCTTCCCTGGGCGTGCCCGTCGGCATCGCCGCCTGCATCGGCAACGACGAAGCCGCCCACCTTGCCAGCCGCACCTGGCAGCGTTATGGCGTAGATGCCCGCTTCGTAGAAACCGTGGAAGCCCCCACCGCGGTCAGCGTTGGCCTGGTGGATAGCGCCTTCCAGCCGCGCTTCATCCACAC is a window from the Chloroflexota bacterium genome containing:
- a CDS encoding carbohydrate kinase family protein: MHTIIAGNVTLDVLCYPVDEVPRHESIAFEQAAVGPGGCASNTAVVLASLGVPVGIAACIGNDEAAHLASRTWQRYGVDARFVETVEAPTAVSVGLVDSAFQPRFIHTSGANAHLTPNRLRPADYAAAGARWLHIGGYFVLPGLLTPD